From a region of the Triticum aestivum cultivar Chinese Spring chromosome 7D, IWGSC CS RefSeq v2.1, whole genome shotgun sequence genome:
- the LOC123166097 gene encoding auxin-responsive protein SAUR71-like, with protein sequence MRELIRRLSFSDRVSDGNKGDVPRGWVPVLVVGDGEEECERFVVRVEALRHPSLSALLEMAAQEFGYKQEGILRVPCAVHQFRQALTTAAVSKNY encoded by the coding sequence ATGAGGGAGCTGATCCGGCGGCTGAGCTTCTCGGATCGGGTGAGCGACGGCAACAAGGGCGACGTGCCGCGCGGGTGGGTGCCGGTGCTggtggtgggcgacggcgaggaggaATGCGAGCGGTTCGTGGTGAGGGTGGAGGCGCTGCGGCACCCGTCGCTGTCGGCGCTGCTGGAGATGGCGGCGCAGGAGTTCGGGTACAAGCAGGAGGGCATCCTCCGCGTCCCCTGCGCCGTCCACCAGTTCAGGCAggccctcaccaccgccgccgtctCCAAGAACTACTAA